The Bombus huntii isolate Logan2020A chromosome 6, iyBomHunt1.1, whole genome shotgun sequence genome window below encodes:
- the LOC126866627 gene encoding uncharacterized protein LOC126866627 isoform X2 produces MQSKKSMAAWEGEKFQEIGNADDIEENFNNILVTHDLQDCLDDSLDLTSFGKVYEESGVFDYEKYSDDDAPIDEKLSNNNVTESIHSINPHEIYMRIHSGRDDISTSKSSHTTTAIQSIVPDANQKHIGRYTCEYEGCNRTYSTVGNLRTHMKTHKGEYRFKCAEPSCGKAFLTSYSLKIHIRVHTKVKPFECNHKGCEKAFNTLYRLRAHQRLHSGNTFNCEETGCVKFFTTLSDLKKHIRTHTQERPYKCREKGCGKAFTASHHLKTHRRTHTGERPYVCTVGNCKRSFTTPHSLKSHLKTHKRTTDIDETKHEVDKDDYRNQRNSEILKTEIDVDEITSRNTNVPCYAIIPLSSSNTQNKESITYLSIENPNDQSSSTNDMIDILNQNRLTKELDYNITNKNAENLNKSTNVTVLASENIVIDNFTGHTIDNFNNNESYDKFKIFNEVNNSNLQREQNQQYSSNPSTKVQDNKANNTNKSNSLNLEQKIIQDGLQNTIVHISEGTNFTSDVQQYVNDNTIAKKVYDNKTNVSAVAENNNATLYNTNSVTSHVSNIISSSSETQLFDSEIGNLPFINDSLRTGSLNEVEHVLNCNVITTTQSEAIELAIASEEEIPSPWIDVMALATPSALRRQSWSELNAFPTAVHSLVDLVEPEPYPLQIENDLQPLQVNNVNLVDVENINTECTEVTCCKENDKDKESENRIKIKKSRNILQEITAEADICKCIDCKCDHLQNCQNCSNNTIPEMAKKHVSSKIVDDLVSCIQSECVCDNEPGGCGSCCVVICLKTLQQLQKVFSRNCCKSTNSITCCREKLLSPLMKCQLTKNQ; encoded by the exons atGCAAT CTAAGAAAAGTATGGCGGCGTGGGAAGGCgaaaaatttcaagaaatcgGGAATGCCGATGATATCGAAGAGAACTTTAATAACATTCTCGTGACACATGATCTTCAAGATTGTCTGGATGATAGTTTAGATTTAACCAGTTTTGGGAAAGTGTATGAAGAAAGTGGTGTATTTGATTACGAGAAGTATTCCGATGACGATGCTCCTATAGACGAAAAACTATCAAATAATAATGTTACCGA gTCAATACATTCAATCAATCCTCATGAAATTTATATGCGTATCCATTCTGGCCGAGATGATATTTCAACAAGTAAATCTTCACATACAACTACTGCAATTCAAAGCATAGTTCCAGATGCAAATCAGAAGCATATTGGTCGATATACCTGTGAATATGAAGGTTGTAATAGGACATATAGTACAGTTGGTAATCTACGTACCCATATGAAAACACATAAAg GCGAGTATCGATTTAAATGTGCAGAACCAAGTTGTGGCAAGGCATTTCTTACGTCGTACAGCCTTAAGATTCATATTAGAGTACACACAAAAGTGAAACCATTTGAATGCAACCACAAAGGCTGTGAAAAAGCATTCAATACCCTTTACAGACTGAGAGCTCACCAAAGACTTCACAGTGGCAACACATTTAATTGCGAAGAGACTGGATGTGTTAAATTTTTCACTACTCTAAGTGATCTCAAGAAACATATACGTACTCATACTCAAGAAAGACCTTACAA aTGTAGGGAAAAAGGATGTGGTAAGGCTTTTACAGCATCACATCATTTGAAAACGCACAGAAGAACACATACGGGAGAACGACCTTATGTATGTACTGTAGGCAATTGCAAACGATCCTTCACCACACCTCATAGTTTAAAGAGTCACTTGAAGACTCATAAGAGAACGACTGATATCGACGAAACG AAACATGAAGTCGATAAAGATGATTACAGAAACCAAAGAAACAGTGAGATATTGAAAACCGAAATCGATGTTGATGAAATAACGTCGAGAAATACAAATGTGCCATGTTATGCCATTATACCGTTATCTTCTAGCAATACACAAAATAAGGAAAGTATTACTTATTTATCTATTGAAAATCCAAATGATCAGTCATCTTCTACAAATGATATGATAGATATCTTAAATCAAAACAGACTAACCAAAGAACTTGATTATAACATCACTAACAAAAATgctgaaaatttaaataaatcaacAAATGTCACTGTTCTTGCGTCGGAAAATATTGTCATAGATAATTTTACCGGGCATACaattgataattttaataataatgaaagttatgacaaatttaaaatattcaatgaagTAAATAATTCGAATTTACAACGGGAGCAAAATCAACAATATAGTTCTAATCCTTCAACGAAAGTGCAAGATAACAAGgcaaataatacaaataagtCCAATTCACTAAATTTGGAGCAAAAAATTATACAAGACGGCCTACAAAATACTATTGTTCACATCTCAGAAGGAACGAATTTTACAAGTGATGTGCAACAATATGTAAATGACAATACTATTGCTAAGAAAGTTTatgataataaaacaaatgtaAGTGCGGTTGCTGAAAACAATAATGCGACTTTGTACAACACAAATTCTGTTACTAGTCATGTGTCAAATATAATTAGTTCCTCTAGTGAGACTCAACTCTTTGATAGTGAGATAGGAAATTTACCATTTATTAATGATAGTTTACGAACTGGATCTCTTAATGAAGTTGAACATGTATTGAATTGTAATGTTATTACAACTACGCAGTCGGAAGCTATTGAACTAGCCATAGCATCCGAGGAGGAAATACCTTCTCCCTGGATAGATGTCATGGCATTGGCAACCCCATCTGCTTTAAGGCGGCAGTCCTGGTCGGAATTGAACGCTTTTCCAACAGCGGTTCACTCATTAGTCGACTTAGTTGAACCGGAACCGTATCCTTTACAGATAGAAAATGACTTGCAACCACTACAAgtaaataatgtaaatttaGTAGACGTGGAAAACATTAATACCGAATGTACCGAAGTCACATGTTGTAAAGAGAAcgataaagataaagaaagcgaaaatagaataaaaataaaaaaaagtagaaaTATCCTACAGGAGATTACAGCCGAAGCAGATATATGCAAATGTATTGATTGTAAATGTGATCATCTACAAAATTGTCAAAATTGCTCAAACAATACAATTCCTGAAATGGCTAAAAAGCACGTTTCATCGAAAATAGTAGATGATTTAGTGTCCTGTATACAAAGCGAATGTGTTTGCGACAATGAGCCCGGTGGTTGTGGGTCTTGTTGTGTTGTGATTTGTTTAAAAACATTGCAGCAATTGCAAAAAGTATTCAGTCGTAATTGCTGTAAAAGTACTAACAGTATAACGTGTTGTagagaaaaattgttatccCCATTAATGAAGTGCCAGTTAACAAAAAACCAATGA
- the LOC126866627 gene encoding putative uncharacterized protein DDB_G0282133 isoform X4, with protein MWKEFSKLSGEYRFKCAEPSCGKAFLTSYSLKIHIRVHTKVKPFECNHKGCEKAFNTLYRLRAHQRLHSGNTFNCEETGCVKFFTTLSDLKKHIRTHTQERPYKCREKGCGKAFTASHHLKTHRRTHTGERPYVCTVGNCKRSFTTPHSLKSHLKTHKRTTDIDETKHEVDKDDYRNQRNSEILKTEIDVDEITSRNTNVPCYAIIPLSSSNTQNKESITYLSIENPNDQSSSTNDMIDILNQNRLTKELDYNITNKNAENLNKSTNVTVLASENIVIDNFTGHTIDNFNNNESYDKFKIFNEVNNSNLQREQNQQYSSNPSTKVQDNKANNTNKSNSLNLEQKIIQDGLQNTIVHISEGTNFTSDVQQYVNDNTIAKKVYDNKTNVSAVAENNNATLYNTNSVTSHVSNIISSSSETQLFDSEIGNLPFINDSLRTGSLNEVEHVLNCNVITTTQSEAIELAIASEEEIPSPWIDVMALATPSALRRQSWSELNAFPTAVHSLVDLVEPEPYPLQIENDLQPLQVNNVNLVDVENINTECTEVTCCKENDKDKESENRIKIKKSRNILQEITAEADICKCIDCKCDHLQNCQNCSNNTIPEMAKKHVSSKIVDDLVSCIQSECVCDNEPGGCGSCCVVICLKTLQQLQKVFSRNCCKSTNSITCCREKLLSPLMKCQLTKNQ; from the exons ATGTGGAAGGAATTCTCAAAACTTTCAGGCGAGTATCGATTTAAATGTGCAGAACCAAGTTGTGGCAAGGCATTTCTTACGTCGTACAGCCTTAAGATTCATATTAGAGTACACACAAAAGTGAAACCATTTGAATGCAACCACAAAGGCTGTGAAAAAGCATTCAATACCCTTTACAGACTGAGAGCTCACCAAAGACTTCACAGTGGCAACACATTTAATTGCGAAGAGACTGGATGTGTTAAATTTTTCACTACTCTAAGTGATCTCAAGAAACATATACGTACTCATACTCAAGAAAGACCTTACAA aTGTAGGGAAAAAGGATGTGGTAAGGCTTTTACAGCATCACATCATTTGAAAACGCACAGAAGAACACATACGGGAGAACGACCTTATGTATGTACTGTAGGCAATTGCAAACGATCCTTCACCACACCTCATAGTTTAAAGAGTCACTTGAAGACTCATAAGAGAACGACTGATATCGACGAAACG AAACATGAAGTCGATAAAGATGATTACAGAAACCAAAGAAACAGTGAGATATTGAAAACCGAAATCGATGTTGATGAAATAACGTCGAGAAATACAAATGTGCCATGTTATGCCATTATACCGTTATCTTCTAGCAATACACAAAATAAGGAAAGTATTACTTATTTATCTATTGAAAATCCAAATGATCAGTCATCTTCTACAAATGATATGATAGATATCTTAAATCAAAACAGACTAACCAAAGAACTTGATTATAACATCACTAACAAAAATgctgaaaatttaaataaatcaacAAATGTCACTGTTCTTGCGTCGGAAAATATTGTCATAGATAATTTTACCGGGCATACaattgataattttaataataatgaaagttatgacaaatttaaaatattcaatgaagTAAATAATTCGAATTTACAACGGGAGCAAAATCAACAATATAGTTCTAATCCTTCAACGAAAGTGCAAGATAACAAGgcaaataatacaaataagtCCAATTCACTAAATTTGGAGCAAAAAATTATACAAGACGGCCTACAAAATACTATTGTTCACATCTCAGAAGGAACGAATTTTACAAGTGATGTGCAACAATATGTAAATGACAATACTATTGCTAAGAAAGTTTatgataataaaacaaatgtaAGTGCGGTTGCTGAAAACAATAATGCGACTTTGTACAACACAAATTCTGTTACTAGTCATGTGTCAAATATAATTAGTTCCTCTAGTGAGACTCAACTCTTTGATAGTGAGATAGGAAATTTACCATTTATTAATGATAGTTTACGAACTGGATCTCTTAATGAAGTTGAACATGTATTGAATTGTAATGTTATTACAACTACGCAGTCGGAAGCTATTGAACTAGCCATAGCATCCGAGGAGGAAATACCTTCTCCCTGGATAGATGTCATGGCATTGGCAACCCCATCTGCTTTAAGGCGGCAGTCCTGGTCGGAATTGAACGCTTTTCCAACAGCGGTTCACTCATTAGTCGACTTAGTTGAACCGGAACCGTATCCTTTACAGATAGAAAATGACTTGCAACCACTACAAgtaaataatgtaaatttaGTAGACGTGGAAAACATTAATACCGAATGTACCGAAGTCACATGTTGTAAAGAGAAcgataaagataaagaaagcgaaaatagaataaaaataaaaaaaagtagaaaTATCCTACAGGAGATTACAGCCGAAGCAGATATATGCAAATGTATTGATTGTAAATGTGATCATCTACAAAATTGTCAAAATTGCTCAAACAATACAATTCCTGAAATGGCTAAAAAGCACGTTTCATCGAAAATAGTAGATGATTTAGTGTCCTGTATACAAAGCGAATGTGTTTGCGACAATGAGCCCGGTGGTTGTGGGTCTTGTTGTGTTGTGATTTGTTTAAAAACATTGCAGCAATTGCAAAAAGTATTCAGTCGTAATTGCTGTAAAAGTACTAACAGTATAACGTGTTGTagagaaaaattgttatccCCATTAATGAAGTGCCAGTTAACAAAAAACCAATGA
- the LOC126866633 gene encoding pyridoxal kinase: MCFKKTPRILSIQSHVVSGYVGNKSAVFPLQLLGFEVDAINSVQLSNHTGYKVFKGQVLNDKDLEELINGLVQNNLDNYTHLLTGYVGSASFLKKIAEVVRVLKHKNPNLIYVCDPVMGDNGKMYVPEALKEIYREEIVPLADIVVPNQFELELLSNIKINTMSELQDAVTVLHKIGPQTVAVSSTEINDKLTAIISTNKENKLIKINIPKIPASFTGSGDLFAALFLAHTYLQNDMKTAIEKTVNSLYSVLLKTYEYSKACQDKESQLARKIELKLIQSKNYIETPEICLFAEVIVSTN; encoded by the exons ATGTGTTTTAAAAAAACACCACGAATTCTTTCGATACAAAGTCATGTAGTATCTGGTTACGTTGGTAATAAAAGTGCAGTATTTCCTTTACAG CTGCTGGGCTTTGAAGTGGATGCAATTAATTCTGTTCAGCTTTCCAATCATACTGGCTACAAGGTCTTCAAAGGCCAAGTACTAAATGACAAAGATTTAG AGGAGTTAATAAATGGTTTAgtacaaaataatttagataatTATACTCATTTACTTACTGGATATGTTGGTTCTGcttcatttttaaaaaaaatagcagaagtAGTTCGTGtattaaaacataaaaatcCAAATCTTATATATG TATGTGATCCTGTTATGGGAGATAATGGAAAAATGTATGTTCCTGAAGcattgaaagaaatttatagAGAAGAAATAGTACCATTGGCTGATATTGTAGTACCAAATCAATTTGAATTGGA atTATTAAGTAACATAAAAATCAATACAATGTCTGAATTACAAGATGCTGTAACTGTATTACATAAAATTGGCCCCCAAACAGTAGCTGTCTCATCAACAGAAATTAATGATAAACTAACAGCAATAATTAGTACAAATAAAG agaataaattaataaaaatcaatattccAAAAATACCAGCTAGTTTTACAGGTTCTGGAGATCTTTTTGCTGCTCTATTTTTAGCTCACACATATTTGCAAAATGATATGAAAACTGCCATTGAAAAAACTGTAAATTCTTTATACAGTGTCCTACTAAAAACTTATGAATATTCTAAAG CATGTCAAGATAAAGAATCCCAACTTGcaagaaaaattgaattaaaattaatacaaagCAAGAATTATATTGAAACTCCAGAAATCTGTTTGTTTGCTGAAGTAATTGTATCAACAAATTAA
- the LOC126866627 gene encoding uncharacterized protein LOC126866627 isoform X3 — translation MAAWEGEKFQEIGNADDIEENFNNILVTHDLQDCLDDSLDLTSFGKVYEESGVFDYEKYSDDDAPIDEKLSNNNVTESIHSINPHEIYMRIHSGRDDISTSKSSHTTTAIQSIVPDANQKHIGRYTCEYEGCNRTYSTVGNLRTHMKTHKGEYRFKCAEPSCGKAFLTSYSLKIHIRVHTKVKPFECNHKGCEKAFNTLYRLRAHQRLHSGNTFNCEETGCVKFFTTLSDLKKHIRTHTQERPYKCREKGCGKAFTASHHLKTHRRTHTGERPYVCTVGNCKRSFTTPHSLKSHLKTHKRTTDIDETKHEVDKDDYRNQRNSEILKTEIDVDEITSRNTNVPCYAIIPLSSSNTQNKESITYLSIENPNDQSSSTNDMIDILNQNRLTKELDYNITNKNAENLNKSTNVTVLASENIVIDNFTGHTIDNFNNNESYDKFKIFNEVNNSNLQREQNQQYSSNPSTKVQDNKANNTNKSNSLNLEQKIIQDGLQNTIVHISEGTNFTSDVQQYVNDNTIAKKVYDNKTNVSAVAENNNATLYNTNSVTSHVSNIISSSSETQLFDSEIGNLPFINDSLRTGSLNEVEHVLNCNVITTTQSEAIELAIASEEEIPSPWIDVMALATPSALRRQSWSELNAFPTAVHSLVDLVEPEPYPLQIENDLQPLQVNNVNLVDVENINTECTEVTCCKENDKDKESENRIKIKKSRNILQEITAEADICKCIDCKCDHLQNCQNCSNNTIPEMAKKHVSSKIVDDLVSCIQSECVCDNEPGGCGSCCVVICLKTLQQLQKVFSRNCCKSTNSITCCREKLLSPLMKCQLTKNQ, via the exons ATGGCGGCGTGGGAAGGCgaaaaatttcaagaaatcgGGAATGCCGATGATATCGAAGAGAACTTTAATAACATTCTCGTGACACATGATCTTCAAGATTGTCTGGATGATAGTTTAGATTTAACCAGTTTTGGGAAAGTGTATGAAGAAAGTGGTGTATTTGATTACGAGAAGTATTCCGATGACGATGCTCCTATAGACGAAAAACTATCAAATAATAATGTTACCGA gTCAATACATTCAATCAATCCTCATGAAATTTATATGCGTATCCATTCTGGCCGAGATGATATTTCAACAAGTAAATCTTCACATACAACTACTGCAATTCAAAGCATAGTTCCAGATGCAAATCAGAAGCATATTGGTCGATATACCTGTGAATATGAAGGTTGTAATAGGACATATAGTACAGTTGGTAATCTACGTACCCATATGAAAACACATAAAg GCGAGTATCGATTTAAATGTGCAGAACCAAGTTGTGGCAAGGCATTTCTTACGTCGTACAGCCTTAAGATTCATATTAGAGTACACACAAAAGTGAAACCATTTGAATGCAACCACAAAGGCTGTGAAAAAGCATTCAATACCCTTTACAGACTGAGAGCTCACCAAAGACTTCACAGTGGCAACACATTTAATTGCGAAGAGACTGGATGTGTTAAATTTTTCACTACTCTAAGTGATCTCAAGAAACATATACGTACTCATACTCAAGAAAGACCTTACAA aTGTAGGGAAAAAGGATGTGGTAAGGCTTTTACAGCATCACATCATTTGAAAACGCACAGAAGAACACATACGGGAGAACGACCTTATGTATGTACTGTAGGCAATTGCAAACGATCCTTCACCACACCTCATAGTTTAAAGAGTCACTTGAAGACTCATAAGAGAACGACTGATATCGACGAAACG AAACATGAAGTCGATAAAGATGATTACAGAAACCAAAGAAACAGTGAGATATTGAAAACCGAAATCGATGTTGATGAAATAACGTCGAGAAATACAAATGTGCCATGTTATGCCATTATACCGTTATCTTCTAGCAATACACAAAATAAGGAAAGTATTACTTATTTATCTATTGAAAATCCAAATGATCAGTCATCTTCTACAAATGATATGATAGATATCTTAAATCAAAACAGACTAACCAAAGAACTTGATTATAACATCACTAACAAAAATgctgaaaatttaaataaatcaacAAATGTCACTGTTCTTGCGTCGGAAAATATTGTCATAGATAATTTTACCGGGCATACaattgataattttaataataatgaaagttatgacaaatttaaaatattcaatgaagTAAATAATTCGAATTTACAACGGGAGCAAAATCAACAATATAGTTCTAATCCTTCAACGAAAGTGCAAGATAACAAGgcaaataatacaaataagtCCAATTCACTAAATTTGGAGCAAAAAATTATACAAGACGGCCTACAAAATACTATTGTTCACATCTCAGAAGGAACGAATTTTACAAGTGATGTGCAACAATATGTAAATGACAATACTATTGCTAAGAAAGTTTatgataataaaacaaatgtaAGTGCGGTTGCTGAAAACAATAATGCGACTTTGTACAACACAAATTCTGTTACTAGTCATGTGTCAAATATAATTAGTTCCTCTAGTGAGACTCAACTCTTTGATAGTGAGATAGGAAATTTACCATTTATTAATGATAGTTTACGAACTGGATCTCTTAATGAAGTTGAACATGTATTGAATTGTAATGTTATTACAACTACGCAGTCGGAAGCTATTGAACTAGCCATAGCATCCGAGGAGGAAATACCTTCTCCCTGGATAGATGTCATGGCATTGGCAACCCCATCTGCTTTAAGGCGGCAGTCCTGGTCGGAATTGAACGCTTTTCCAACAGCGGTTCACTCATTAGTCGACTTAGTTGAACCGGAACCGTATCCTTTACAGATAGAAAATGACTTGCAACCACTACAAgtaaataatgtaaatttaGTAGACGTGGAAAACATTAATACCGAATGTACCGAAGTCACATGTTGTAAAGAGAAcgataaagataaagaaagcgaaaatagaataaaaataaaaaaaagtagaaaTATCCTACAGGAGATTACAGCCGAAGCAGATATATGCAAATGTATTGATTGTAAATGTGATCATCTACAAAATTGTCAAAATTGCTCAAACAATACAATTCCTGAAATGGCTAAAAAGCACGTTTCATCGAAAATAGTAGATGATTTAGTGTCCTGTATACAAAGCGAATGTGTTTGCGACAATGAGCCCGGTGGTTGTGGGTCTTGTTGTGTTGTGATTTGTTTAAAAACATTGCAGCAATTGCAAAAAGTATTCAGTCGTAATTGCTGTAAAAGTACTAACAGTATAACGTGTTGTagagaaaaattgttatccCCATTAATGAAGTGCCAGTTAACAAAAAACCAATGA
- the LOC126866627 gene encoding uncharacterized protein LOC126866627 isoform X1 has product MADAKKSMAAWEGEKFQEIGNADDIEENFNNILVTHDLQDCLDDSLDLTSFGKVYEESGVFDYEKYSDDDAPIDEKLSNNNVTESIHSINPHEIYMRIHSGRDDISTSKSSHTTTAIQSIVPDANQKHIGRYTCEYEGCNRTYSTVGNLRTHMKTHKGEYRFKCAEPSCGKAFLTSYSLKIHIRVHTKVKPFECNHKGCEKAFNTLYRLRAHQRLHSGNTFNCEETGCVKFFTTLSDLKKHIRTHTQERPYKCREKGCGKAFTASHHLKTHRRTHTGERPYVCTVGNCKRSFTTPHSLKSHLKTHKRTTDIDETKHEVDKDDYRNQRNSEILKTEIDVDEITSRNTNVPCYAIIPLSSSNTQNKESITYLSIENPNDQSSSTNDMIDILNQNRLTKELDYNITNKNAENLNKSTNVTVLASENIVIDNFTGHTIDNFNNNESYDKFKIFNEVNNSNLQREQNQQYSSNPSTKVQDNKANNTNKSNSLNLEQKIIQDGLQNTIVHISEGTNFTSDVQQYVNDNTIAKKVYDNKTNVSAVAENNNATLYNTNSVTSHVSNIISSSSETQLFDSEIGNLPFINDSLRTGSLNEVEHVLNCNVITTTQSEAIELAIASEEEIPSPWIDVMALATPSALRRQSWSELNAFPTAVHSLVDLVEPEPYPLQIENDLQPLQVNNVNLVDVENINTECTEVTCCKENDKDKESENRIKIKKSRNILQEITAEADICKCIDCKCDHLQNCQNCSNNTIPEMAKKHVSSKIVDDLVSCIQSECVCDNEPGGCGSCCVVICLKTLQQLQKVFSRNCCKSTNSITCCREKLLSPLMKCQLTKNQ; this is encoded by the exons atggcTGATg CTAAGAAAAGTATGGCGGCGTGGGAAGGCgaaaaatttcaagaaatcgGGAATGCCGATGATATCGAAGAGAACTTTAATAACATTCTCGTGACACATGATCTTCAAGATTGTCTGGATGATAGTTTAGATTTAACCAGTTTTGGGAAAGTGTATGAAGAAAGTGGTGTATTTGATTACGAGAAGTATTCCGATGACGATGCTCCTATAGACGAAAAACTATCAAATAATAATGTTACCGA gTCAATACATTCAATCAATCCTCATGAAATTTATATGCGTATCCATTCTGGCCGAGATGATATTTCAACAAGTAAATCTTCACATACAACTACTGCAATTCAAAGCATAGTTCCAGATGCAAATCAGAAGCATATTGGTCGATATACCTGTGAATATGAAGGTTGTAATAGGACATATAGTACAGTTGGTAATCTACGTACCCATATGAAAACACATAAAg GCGAGTATCGATTTAAATGTGCAGAACCAAGTTGTGGCAAGGCATTTCTTACGTCGTACAGCCTTAAGATTCATATTAGAGTACACACAAAAGTGAAACCATTTGAATGCAACCACAAAGGCTGTGAAAAAGCATTCAATACCCTTTACAGACTGAGAGCTCACCAAAGACTTCACAGTGGCAACACATTTAATTGCGAAGAGACTGGATGTGTTAAATTTTTCACTACTCTAAGTGATCTCAAGAAACATATACGTACTCATACTCAAGAAAGACCTTACAA aTGTAGGGAAAAAGGATGTGGTAAGGCTTTTACAGCATCACATCATTTGAAAACGCACAGAAGAACACATACGGGAGAACGACCTTATGTATGTACTGTAGGCAATTGCAAACGATCCTTCACCACACCTCATAGTTTAAAGAGTCACTTGAAGACTCATAAGAGAACGACTGATATCGACGAAACG AAACATGAAGTCGATAAAGATGATTACAGAAACCAAAGAAACAGTGAGATATTGAAAACCGAAATCGATGTTGATGAAATAACGTCGAGAAATACAAATGTGCCATGTTATGCCATTATACCGTTATCTTCTAGCAATACACAAAATAAGGAAAGTATTACTTATTTATCTATTGAAAATCCAAATGATCAGTCATCTTCTACAAATGATATGATAGATATCTTAAATCAAAACAGACTAACCAAAGAACTTGATTATAACATCACTAACAAAAATgctgaaaatttaaataaatcaacAAATGTCACTGTTCTTGCGTCGGAAAATATTGTCATAGATAATTTTACCGGGCATACaattgataattttaataataatgaaagttatgacaaatttaaaatattcaatgaagTAAATAATTCGAATTTACAACGGGAGCAAAATCAACAATATAGTTCTAATCCTTCAACGAAAGTGCAAGATAACAAGgcaaataatacaaataagtCCAATTCACTAAATTTGGAGCAAAAAATTATACAAGACGGCCTACAAAATACTATTGTTCACATCTCAGAAGGAACGAATTTTACAAGTGATGTGCAACAATATGTAAATGACAATACTATTGCTAAGAAAGTTTatgataataaaacaaatgtaAGTGCGGTTGCTGAAAACAATAATGCGACTTTGTACAACACAAATTCTGTTACTAGTCATGTGTCAAATATAATTAGTTCCTCTAGTGAGACTCAACTCTTTGATAGTGAGATAGGAAATTTACCATTTATTAATGATAGTTTACGAACTGGATCTCTTAATGAAGTTGAACATGTATTGAATTGTAATGTTATTACAACTACGCAGTCGGAAGCTATTGAACTAGCCATAGCATCCGAGGAGGAAATACCTTCTCCCTGGATAGATGTCATGGCATTGGCAACCCCATCTGCTTTAAGGCGGCAGTCCTGGTCGGAATTGAACGCTTTTCCAACAGCGGTTCACTCATTAGTCGACTTAGTTGAACCGGAACCGTATCCTTTACAGATAGAAAATGACTTGCAACCACTACAAgtaaataatgtaaatttaGTAGACGTGGAAAACATTAATACCGAATGTACCGAAGTCACATGTTGTAAAGAGAAcgataaagataaagaaagcgaaaatagaataaaaataaaaaaaagtagaaaTATCCTACAGGAGATTACAGCCGAAGCAGATATATGCAAATGTATTGATTGTAAATGTGATCATCTACAAAATTGTCAAAATTGCTCAAACAATACAATTCCTGAAATGGCTAAAAAGCACGTTTCATCGAAAATAGTAGATGATTTAGTGTCCTGTATACAAAGCGAATGTGTTTGCGACAATGAGCCCGGTGGTTGTGGGTCTTGTTGTGTTGTGATTTGTTTAAAAACATTGCAGCAATTGCAAAAAGTATTCAGTCGTAATTGCTGTAAAAGTACTAACAGTATAACGTGTTGTagagaaaaattgttatccCCATTAATGAAGTGCCAGTTAACAAAAAACCAATGA